A single window of Larimichthys crocea isolate SSNF chromosome XII, L_crocea_2.0, whole genome shotgun sequence DNA harbors:
- the ngfra gene encoding tumor necrosis factor receptor superfamily member 16 produces the protein MTTTLSLVIWCALVALVLASKTERSVEEPCDSGQYTQGGECCQECPPGEGVVKKCGATQTVCAQCLDSETFSENYSHTEQCRPCTECTGLMRMKTPCTDSNDAICICNYNFFFNTMSGQCEPCTVCPAGQGVYAHCEHDHDTVCEECMDDTYSDRESYLDPCLPCTICDEETEKQLAVCTPTSDSVCHNPLLPTYFAPTSDIGLSPPSFTNYFSPEGSDSPLPGGETTTSSAGSPRFLGHGLNENLIPIYCSILAAVVVGLVAYIVFKRWNSCKQNKQAANNRAATNNQMVTPEGEKLHSDSGISVDSQSLQEQQHQQHQQQHQQQQQQQQQAQAEVQAQPSHSHTQEQIVVRVDGGPQPDTPPPEV, from the exons ATGACTACTACCTTATCGCTGGTGATTTGGTGCGCTTTG GTGGCGTTAGTGTTGGCGTCTAAGACGGAGCGGTCGGTGGAGGAACCCTGTGACTCCGGCCAGTACACCCAAGGTGGAGAATGCTGCCAGGAATGTCCACCTGGAGAGGGTGTGGTGAAGAAATGCGGCGCCACGCAAACGGTGTGCGCCCAATGTTTGGACA GTGAGACCTTCTCGGAGAACTACAGTCACACAGAGCAGTGCAGGCCCTGCACCGAGTGCACCGGCCTGATGCGGATGAAGACGCCCTGCACCGACTCCAACGATGCCATCTGCATCTGCAACTACAACTTTTTCTTCAATACGATGTCAGGCCAATGCGAACCGTGTACAGTGTGCCCGGCAGGCCAGGGGGTGTATGCGCACTGCGAACACGATCACGACACGGTGTGTGAGGAGTGTATGGACGATACTTACTCTGACCGGGAAAGCTACCTCGACCCCTGCCTGCCCTGCACCATCTGTGATGAGGAAACTGAGAAGCAGCTGGCTGTGTGCACACCAACCAGTGACTCTGTCTGTCATA ATCCTCTCCTCCCAACATATTTCGCCCCCACCTCAGATATAGgtctgtctcctccctccttcacgAATTACTTCTCCCCCGAGGGCTCCGACAGCCCGTTACCAGGAGGAGAGACGACCACGTCCAGTGCTGGCTCTCCTCGCTTCCTTGGCCATGGGCTCAACGAAAACCTCATCCCCATCTACTGCTCCATCCTGGCTGCTGTGGTGGTGGGCCTGGTGGCATACATCGTTTTTAAGAG GTGGAATAGCTGCAAACAGAACAAGCAGGCAGCTAATAACCGTGCGGCTACAAACAACCAGATGGTGACGCCGGAGGGAGAGAAGCTGCACAGCGACAGCGGCATCTCGGTGGACAGCCAGAgtctgcaggagcagcagcatcagcagcatcagcagcagcatcagcagcagcagcagcagcagcagcaggcccaGGCTGAAGTCCAGGCTCAgccctcacactcacacacacaagaacagaTAG TGGTGAGGGTGGATGGTGGACCCCAGCCTGACACGCCTCCCCCTGAagtctga